In Mycoplasmopsis fermentans PG18, one genomic interval encodes:
- a CDS encoding RluA family pseudouridine synthase — MLKISVQYKERIDKYIGQNSELSRNDIKELIEQGAVYINDNVQVHKCNYIVREGQEITIVKLLNKEIKIEPVNIPLDIKYEDDDLVIINKPSNLVVHPSPGHYNDTLVNGLLYHFKNNLSNENGLLRPGIVHRIDKDTSGLLIIAKNNKMHNSLTDMLKRHEIERSYLAIVRGLIENPLTKINLPIARNTVDRKMMSVHKEGKEAITFVHLLKHFYLDKEPMSLVRCELKTGRTHQIRVHLSYIKHPVYGDPTYGKSVDEFNQRLHAYKLKFIHPLTKKEICVYAPVPKEFDVADYDFNELLKNNVL; from the coding sequence ATGTTAAAAATTAGTGTTCAATATAAAGAGAGAATCGATAAGTATATCGGTCAAAATAGTGAATTAAGTCGAAATGATATTAAAGAGTTAATTGAGCAAGGTGCAGTTTATATTAATGACAACGTTCAAGTACATAAATGTAATTACATCGTTCGCGAAGGACAAGAAATTACAATTGTTAAATTACTTAACAAAGAAATTAAAATTGAACCAGTTAATATTCCTCTTGACATTAAATATGAAGATGATGATTTAGTAATAATTAATAAACCAAGTAATCTAGTTGTCCACCCTTCACCGGGGCATTACAATGACACACTAGTTAATGGACTTTTATATCATTTTAAAAACAATTTATCAAATGAAAATGGGTTACTTCGACCAGGTATAGTACACCGTATTGATAAAGACACAAGTGGCTTATTAATAATTGCTAAAAATAACAAGATGCATAACTCATTAACTGACATGCTCAAAAGACATGAAATTGAAAGAAGTTATTTAGCTATCGTTAGAGGCTTAATTGAAAATCCACTTACTAAAATTAATTTACCAATTGCTAGAAATACTGTTGATCGTAAAATGATGTCAGTTCATAAAGAAGGTAAAGAAGCTATAACCTTTGTTCATTTGCTTAAGCACTTTTATTTAGATAAAGAACCAATGTCTTTAGTTAGATGCGAATTAAAAACAGGTCGAACTCATCAAATTAGAGTCCACTTGTCTTACATCAAACATCCAGTTTACGGTGATCCTACTTATGGCAAAAGTGTTGATGAATTTAATCAAAGATTACATGCTTATAAATTAAAATTTATTCATCCACTTACTAAAAAAGAAATTTGTGTTTATGCACCGGTGCCTAAAGAATTTGATGTAGCCGATTATGATTTTAATGAACTATTAAAAAATAATGTTTTATAA
- a CDS encoding chromate transporter, producing the protein MAWLALLVALPFLVLISLSVFGGGQIFMPIFSWFWGLFREWFGSNITESDISQVFAVGNATPGILSTKFALVTGYFYANKEWWGFIVMFLTYLVFVIPPILMMKLAMKYSKKFENNKYLIKLINIMNPVVTGIIVALGFQLFIASVAPQVFFNKSFTNYVGINNDTQKALFYRGWRRIAVYCYVPVGVILSTTLYLKKVPVVALILSNIVLALIIFEPWLG; encoded by the coding sequence ATGGCTTGACTTGCTTTACTTGTTGCCCTACCTTTTTTGGTATTAATTAGCTTATCTGTTTTTGGCGGTGGGCAAATATTTATGCCTATTTTTAGTTGATTCTGAGGATTATTTAGAGAATGATTTGGAAGTAATATTACTGAAAGTGATATTAGCCAAGTATTTGCTGTTGGTAATGCAACACCTGGAATTTTATCTACTAAGTTTGCTTTAGTTACGGGATACTTCTATGCTAATAAAGAATGATGAGGATTTATAGTTATGTTTTTAACTTATTTAGTCTTTGTTATTCCACCAATTTTAATGATGAAATTAGCAATGAAATATTCAAAAAAATTTGAAAATAATAAATATTTAATAAAATTAATTAACATAATGAATCCTGTTGTAACAGGTATTATTGTTGCCTTGGGTTTTCAACTTTTTATAGCTTCAGTAGCACCTCAAGTTTTCTTTAATAAATCATTTACTAACTATGTAGGAATAAATAATGATACACAAAAAGCACTGTTTTATAGGGGTTGACGTCGAATTGCTGTTTACTGTTATGTGCCTGTTGGAGTGATACTTTCAACTACTCTTTATCTTAAAAAAGTCCCTGTGGTCGCTTTGATCTTAAGCAACATAGTTTTAGCTTTAATTATTTTTGAACCTTGACTAGGTTAA